The proteins below are encoded in one region of Apium graveolens cultivar Ventura chromosome 4, ASM990537v1, whole genome shotgun sequence:
- the LOC141721656 gene encoding disease resistance protein Roq1-like isoform X2, translated as MATTSNLEITSNLEITSPSSSYEPSNWDVFLSFYGKDTRGNFTSHLYRALFEAGFATFKDDFALEKGEEISYGLLSAIKQSKMFVVVISENYARSSWCLDELVQILTCKSRDNPVVPVFYYVDPSDLRQQKGCFGEALDYHKKRYSINLIDEWKSALSQVAELSGYHLRRNANENESLTIQDIVENVAWQVSKKVLHLENYLPGVDSAVEDIHQKLRMESNDVRAIGICGMGGTGKTTTAKAFYNKYSNRFGISCFIDKVKQYSQEGSPLLPLLNQVLTRILKKKNYKDNDDVESGFRQLKQILRFKKALIVLDDLDQSSYSEFLVPLCNWFTAGSRIIVTTRDLNLLSQLRIDITEVDVYMMKKLGEVDSMELFSYHAFRTPKPPANLRVLSESFVRYAGGLPLALKVLGSSLCGRNQDESFWKAKLKKVREFQEKEIQEILQLSYNELDDETVKAIFLDIAFFFVGKYKDDAVQIFESCGFFPEVGIPILVDKCLLTVDEYDKLQMHDLIQEMGMELAKNTHLILRGNAWEDLQNLKPFKNLKTLNVKYSLNLNTTPDFRDSKLIERLGFCGCESLMKVHSSIRDLSALYVLDLRECALLKEFPEPVGQLPIWGQFHIYSGLKRFLEPMQWTNMAYLWLGHCSNLRRLPEQLGAMKRLKLLDASYTAIEELPDSITGLKELFELDLSNCKKLRKLPEQIGNMEGLEVFSASCCAIEQLPVSFACLINLERLDLRYCKNLRSLPDDIWNLRLLRVLHLDFCSKLEKLPGVLGKMQCLEELYASDTAIKKVPDSIGKLSRLQLLDLSCCENLEYVPNSIGNLASLKHLYLLRADTGVIDLPNTVEKLNLISLTLNCNMSLWLPRVLSFPALRQLILRDEGESLASTMPLSLSTLCKLQFLELNRCASLGLSFPELPLSLTHLNLSHGTLVHLPDLSSLIQLKKLDICNCNSLESLPPLPPHLQSLTVYDCRSLQDLSDMSTLKELVEINYGSYLQVRRNILSLFKVNVPKIAKWFSYKSSGRTLRFDIPPLPGDEYLGLALWVFFTSKNNNRFNIRAIITNKTNGITKECGIPVVCDSGAEAYSLVGCISGDENLVRSGDSIRIAFKRQLYTYNGRGAVNYEEVKLEMCGAHVIQKTPITPNFPSVLNNLIHVANNL; from the exons ATGGCTACCACTAGTAATCTTGAAATAACTAGCAATCTCGAAATAACTTCCCCTTCTTCTTCGTATGAACCAAGCAACTGGGATGTTTTCCTAAGCTTTTATGGCAAGGACACTCGCGGAAACTTCACTTCACATCTTTACAGAGCTTTGTTTGAAGCTGGATTTGCAACCTTCAAAGATGATTTTGCACTTGAAAAGGGTGAAGAAATTTCGTATGGGCTACTCAGTGCAATCAAACAGTCAAAGATGTTTGTGGTTGTTATCTCGGAGAACTATGCTCGCTCAAGTTGGTGCCTTGATGAGCTAGTACAGATACTTACTTGCAAGAGTAGAGATAATCCGGTTGTTCCAGTGTTTTACTACGTCGATCCATCAGACCTGCGTCAGCAGAAAGGGTGTTTTGGAGAAGCTCTTGATTATCACAAGAAACGTTACTCTATTAATTTGATAGACGAGTGGAAATCTGCTCTTTCTCAAGTTGCGGAGCTATCAGGATACCATCTCAGAAGAAATGCAAATGA GAACGAATCCCTAACTATCCAAGACATTGTAGAGAATGTTGCATGGCAAGTATCTAAAAAGGTATTGCACCTTGAAAACTATCTACCTGGGGTAGATTCTGCTGTAGAAGATATACATCAGAAACTAAGGATGGAATCGAATGATGTCCGGGCCATTGGGATCTGTGGGATGGGCGGAACTGGGAAAACAACAACCGCCAAAGCTTTCTACAACAAATATTCCAACAGATTTGGTATTAGCTGTTTCATTGATAAAGTTAAACAATATTCACAAGAAGGTAGTCCTTTACTTCCTTTACTTAACCAAGTCCTGACCCGGATTCTCAAAAAGAAGAATTATAAGGATAATGATGACGTTGAAAGTGGTTTTAGACAATTGAAACAAATTCTTCGTTTTAAGAAAGCTCTCATTGTTCTGGATGATTTGGACCAATCAAGCTATTCAGAATTTTTAGTACCGCTTTGCAATTGGTTTACAGCTGGAAGTAGAATTATTGTTACGACAAGGGATTTAAACCTGCTAAGTCAATTAAGGATTGATATAACAGAGGTAGATGTATACATGATGAAGAAGTTAGGAGAAGTTGATTCAATGGAGCTCTTTAGTTATCATGCCTTCAGAACACCAAAGCCACCTGCAAATTTACGAGTGCTCTCGGAAAGCTTTGTAAGGTATGCTGGAGGACTTCCATTAGCTCTCAAAGTGTTAGGTTCATCTTTGTGTGGTAGAAATCAAGATGAGTCATTCTGGAAAGCCAAACTTAAAAAGGTTAGAGAATTTCAAGAGAAAGAGATACAGGAAATTCTTCAACTGAGCTACAATGAGTTGGATGATGAGACAGTGAAGGCAATTTTTCTTGATATTGCATTTTTCTTCGTCGGAAAGTACAAAGATGATGCTGTTCAGATATTTGAGTCTTGTGGTTTCTTTCCAGAAGTTGGAATACCAATTTTAGTGGATAAATGTCTGCTAACAGTTGATGAATATGATAAGTTGCAGATGCATGATCTAATACAAGAGATGGGAATGGAACTTGCCAAGAACACACACTTAATTTTGAGAGGAAATGCTTGGGAAGATCTACAAAATCTAAAG CCTTTTAAGAATCTGAAGACTCTAAATGTCAAATACTCTCTGAACTTGAACACGACTCCTGACTTTAGAGATTCAAAACTTATTGAGCGGTTAGGCTTTTGTGGTTGTGAAAGCCTGATGAAAGTCCATTCGTCGATTAGAGATTTGAGTGCTTTATATGTTTTAGATTTAAGGGAATGCGCTCTTTTAAAAGAATTTCCCGAACCAGTTGGACAATTACCTATATGGGGCCAATTTCATATATATAGTGGTCTGAAACGATTTCTGGAGCCTATGCAATGGACTAATATGGCCTATTTGTGGTTAGGTCATTGTAGCAATCTAAGACGATTGCCAGAGCAATTGGGTGCTATGAAAAGGTTAAAATTGCTTGATGCAAGTTACACCGCAATTGAGGAACTTCCAGACTCAATTACTGGACTCAAGGAATTGTTTGAATTAGACCTGTCCAATTGCAAGAAGCTTAGAAAGCTACCTGAGCAAATTGGGAATATGGAAGGCTTAGAGGTATTTAGTGCAAGTTGTTGTGCAATTGAACAACTTCCAGTTTCGTTTGCATGCCTGATTAATCTGGAGAGACTGGATTTGAGATACTGCAAAAACCTTAGAAGTCTTCCAGATGACATATGGAACCTCAGGTTGCTTAGAGTACTGCATCTGGATTTCTGTTCAAAGCTGGAGAAATTGCCTGGGGTATTGGGGAAGATGCAATGCTTAGAAGAGCTGTATGCATCTGACACGGCAATTAAAAAAGTACCAGATTCAATTGGAAAATTGAGTAGGTTACAACTATTGGACTTGAGTTGTTGCGAGAATCTTGAATATGTGCCGAATAGCATTGGTAATCTAGCATCTCTAAAACACTTATATCTTCTCCGAGCAGACACCGGTGTAATTGATTTGCCCAATACAGTGGAAAAGTTAAATTTGATTAGTTTAACTCTGAACTGCAATATGAGCTTATGGCTGCCTAGAGTTCTAAGTTTCCCTGCATTGAGACAGTTAATTCTCCGTGATGAGGGTGAGAGTTTAGCTTCAACCATGCCACTTAGTCTCTCTACGCTTTGCAAACTACAATTTCTCGAATTGAACAGGTGTGCAAGTTTAGGGCTATCTTTTCCGGAACTTCCTCTCAGTCTAACACACTTAAACCTATCGCATGGAACCCTGGTTCATCTACCCGATTTATCCAGCCTGATACAGTTAAAGAAGCTGGATATATGCAATTGCAACAGCCTTGAATCACTTCCTCCACTTCCTCCTCATCTCCAATCACTTACGGTATATGATTGCAGAAGCCTACAAGATCTATCAGATATGTCAACGTTGAAGGAATTGGTAGAAATAAATTACGGTAGTTACCTTCAG GTAAGACGCAACATCCTTTCTTTATTTAAAGTTAATGTACCAAAGATTGCAAAATGGTTCAGCTACAAAAGCAGTGGGCGTACACTCCGTTTTGATATTCCACCACTCCCGGGAGATGAATACTTAGGTCTTGCTCTCTGGGTATTTTTTACATCTAAAAACAATAACCGTTTTAACATAAGAGCTATTATTACTAATAAAACAAATGGTATAACAAAGGAATGTGGGATCCCTGTAGTTTGCGACAGTGGGGCTGAAGCTTATTCTCTTGTAGGATGCATAAGTGGGGATGAAAACTTGGTAAGAAGTGGGGATAGTATTAGGATTGCATTTAAAAGGCAATTATACACCTATAATGGACGAGGAGCAGTTAATTATGAAGAAGTTAAGTTGGAGATGTGTGGTGCTCATGTGATACAAAAAACGCCCATCACTCCCAATTTTCCATCTGTTCTGAACAACCTGATACATGTAGCTAATAATTTGTGA
- the LOC141721656 gene encoding disease resistance protein Roq1-like isoform X1, producing the protein MATTSNLEITSNLEITSPSSSYEPSNWDVFLSFYGKDTRGNFTSHLYRALFEAGFATFKDDFALEKGEEISYGLLSAIKQSKMFVVVISENYARSSWCLDELVQILTCKSRDNPVVPVFYYVDPSDLRQQKGCFGEALDYHKKRYSINLIDEWKSALSQVAELSGYHLRRNANENESLTIQDIVENVAWQVSKKVLHLENYLPGVDSAVEDIHQKLRMESNDVRAIGICGMGGTGKTTTAKAFYNKYSNRFGISCFIDKVKQYSQEGSPLLPLLNQVLTRILKKKNYKDNDDVESGFRQLKQILRFKKALIVLDDLDQSSYSEFLVPLCNWFTAGSRIIVTTRDLNLLSQLRIDITEVDVYMMKKLGEVDSMELFSYHAFRTPKPPANLRVLSESFVRYAGGLPLALKVLGSSLCGRNQDESFWKAKLKKVREFQEKEIQEILQLSYNELDDETVKAIFLDIAFFFVGKYKDDAVQIFESCGFFPEVGIPILVDKCLLTVDEYDKLQMHDLIQEMGMELAKNTHLILRGNAWEDLQNLKESHAIEGLILDLTQSTEKQISSHIFEELSQLRLLEIIDVCDIEGDFKNSFHELRCIYWSYCTWTQLPSTFRAPKLVSLHMPFSNFNILQKGVMPFKNLKTLNVKYSLNLNTTPDFRDSKLIERLGFCGCESLMKVHSSIRDLSALYVLDLRECALLKEFPEPVGQLPIWGQFHIYSGLKRFLEPMQWTNMAYLWLGHCSNLRRLPEQLGAMKRLKLLDASYTAIEELPDSITGLKELFELDLSNCKKLRKLPEQIGNMEGLEVFSASCCAIEQLPVSFACLINLERLDLRYCKNLRSLPDDIWNLRLLRVLHLDFCSKLEKLPGVLGKMQCLEELYASDTAIKKVPDSIGKLSRLQLLDLSCCENLEYVPNSIGNLASLKHLYLLRADTGVIDLPNTVEKLNLISLTLNCNMSLWLPRVLSFPALRQLILRDEGESLASTMPLSLSTLCKLQFLELNRCASLGLSFPELPLSLTHLNLSHGTLVHLPDLSSLIQLKKLDICNCNSLESLPPLPPHLQSLTVYDCRSLQDLSDMSTLKELVEINYGSYLQVRRNILSLFKVNVPKIAKWFSYKSSGRTLRFDIPPLPGDEYLGLALWVFFTSKNNNRFNIRAIITNKTNGITKECGIPVVCDSGAEAYSLVGCISGDENLVRSGDSIRIAFKRQLYTYNGRGAVNYEEVKLEMCGAHVIQKTPITPNFPSVLNNLIHVANNL; encoded by the exons ATGGCTACCACTAGTAATCTTGAAATAACTAGCAATCTCGAAATAACTTCCCCTTCTTCTTCGTATGAACCAAGCAACTGGGATGTTTTCCTAAGCTTTTATGGCAAGGACACTCGCGGAAACTTCACTTCACATCTTTACAGAGCTTTGTTTGAAGCTGGATTTGCAACCTTCAAAGATGATTTTGCACTTGAAAAGGGTGAAGAAATTTCGTATGGGCTACTCAGTGCAATCAAACAGTCAAAGATGTTTGTGGTTGTTATCTCGGAGAACTATGCTCGCTCAAGTTGGTGCCTTGATGAGCTAGTACAGATACTTACTTGCAAGAGTAGAGATAATCCGGTTGTTCCAGTGTTTTACTACGTCGATCCATCAGACCTGCGTCAGCAGAAAGGGTGTTTTGGAGAAGCTCTTGATTATCACAAGAAACGTTACTCTATTAATTTGATAGACGAGTGGAAATCTGCTCTTTCTCAAGTTGCGGAGCTATCAGGATACCATCTCAGAAGAAATGCAAATGA GAACGAATCCCTAACTATCCAAGACATTGTAGAGAATGTTGCATGGCAAGTATCTAAAAAGGTATTGCACCTTGAAAACTATCTACCTGGGGTAGATTCTGCTGTAGAAGATATACATCAGAAACTAAGGATGGAATCGAATGATGTCCGGGCCATTGGGATCTGTGGGATGGGCGGAACTGGGAAAACAACAACCGCCAAAGCTTTCTACAACAAATATTCCAACAGATTTGGTATTAGCTGTTTCATTGATAAAGTTAAACAATATTCACAAGAAGGTAGTCCTTTACTTCCTTTACTTAACCAAGTCCTGACCCGGATTCTCAAAAAGAAGAATTATAAGGATAATGATGACGTTGAAAGTGGTTTTAGACAATTGAAACAAATTCTTCGTTTTAAGAAAGCTCTCATTGTTCTGGATGATTTGGACCAATCAAGCTATTCAGAATTTTTAGTACCGCTTTGCAATTGGTTTACAGCTGGAAGTAGAATTATTGTTACGACAAGGGATTTAAACCTGCTAAGTCAATTAAGGATTGATATAACAGAGGTAGATGTATACATGATGAAGAAGTTAGGAGAAGTTGATTCAATGGAGCTCTTTAGTTATCATGCCTTCAGAACACCAAAGCCACCTGCAAATTTACGAGTGCTCTCGGAAAGCTTTGTAAGGTATGCTGGAGGACTTCCATTAGCTCTCAAAGTGTTAGGTTCATCTTTGTGTGGTAGAAATCAAGATGAGTCATTCTGGAAAGCCAAACTTAAAAAGGTTAGAGAATTTCAAGAGAAAGAGATACAGGAAATTCTTCAACTGAGCTACAATGAGTTGGATGATGAGACAGTGAAGGCAATTTTTCTTGATATTGCATTTTTCTTCGTCGGAAAGTACAAAGATGATGCTGTTCAGATATTTGAGTCTTGTGGTTTCTTTCCAGAAGTTGGAATACCAATTTTAGTGGATAAATGTCTGCTAACAGTTGATGAATATGATAAGTTGCAGATGCATGATCTAATACAAGAGATGGGAATGGAACTTGCCAAGAACACACACTTAATTTTGAGAGGAAATGCTTGGGAAGATCTACAAAATCTAAAG GAATCGCATGCAATTGAAGGTCTCATTCTAGATTTAACTCAATCAACTGAAAAACAAATCAGTTCCCACATATTTGAAGAACTGTCCCAATTAAGGTTACTCGAGATAATTGATGTTTGTGACATTGAGGGAGATTTCAAAAATTCTTTTCATGAGCTAAGGTGCATTTACTGGAGTTATTGTACTTGGACGCAGCTACCATCTACTTTTCGAGCACCTAAACTTGTCTCTCTTCATATGCCATTCAGCAATTTCAACATATTGCAGAAAGGTGTCATG CCTTTTAAGAATCTGAAGACTCTAAATGTCAAATACTCTCTGAACTTGAACACGACTCCTGACTTTAGAGATTCAAAACTTATTGAGCGGTTAGGCTTTTGTGGTTGTGAAAGCCTGATGAAAGTCCATTCGTCGATTAGAGATTTGAGTGCTTTATATGTTTTAGATTTAAGGGAATGCGCTCTTTTAAAAGAATTTCCCGAACCAGTTGGACAATTACCTATATGGGGCCAATTTCATATATATAGTGGTCTGAAACGATTTCTGGAGCCTATGCAATGGACTAATATGGCCTATTTGTGGTTAGGTCATTGTAGCAATCTAAGACGATTGCCAGAGCAATTGGGTGCTATGAAAAGGTTAAAATTGCTTGATGCAAGTTACACCGCAATTGAGGAACTTCCAGACTCAATTACTGGACTCAAGGAATTGTTTGAATTAGACCTGTCCAATTGCAAGAAGCTTAGAAAGCTACCTGAGCAAATTGGGAATATGGAAGGCTTAGAGGTATTTAGTGCAAGTTGTTGTGCAATTGAACAACTTCCAGTTTCGTTTGCATGCCTGATTAATCTGGAGAGACTGGATTTGAGATACTGCAAAAACCTTAGAAGTCTTCCAGATGACATATGGAACCTCAGGTTGCTTAGAGTACTGCATCTGGATTTCTGTTCAAAGCTGGAGAAATTGCCTGGGGTATTGGGGAAGATGCAATGCTTAGAAGAGCTGTATGCATCTGACACGGCAATTAAAAAAGTACCAGATTCAATTGGAAAATTGAGTAGGTTACAACTATTGGACTTGAGTTGTTGCGAGAATCTTGAATATGTGCCGAATAGCATTGGTAATCTAGCATCTCTAAAACACTTATATCTTCTCCGAGCAGACACCGGTGTAATTGATTTGCCCAATACAGTGGAAAAGTTAAATTTGATTAGTTTAACTCTGAACTGCAATATGAGCTTATGGCTGCCTAGAGTTCTAAGTTTCCCTGCATTGAGACAGTTAATTCTCCGTGATGAGGGTGAGAGTTTAGCTTCAACCATGCCACTTAGTCTCTCTACGCTTTGCAAACTACAATTTCTCGAATTGAACAGGTGTGCAAGTTTAGGGCTATCTTTTCCGGAACTTCCTCTCAGTCTAACACACTTAAACCTATCGCATGGAACCCTGGTTCATCTACCCGATTTATCCAGCCTGATACAGTTAAAGAAGCTGGATATATGCAATTGCAACAGCCTTGAATCACTTCCTCCACTTCCTCCTCATCTCCAATCACTTACGGTATATGATTGCAGAAGCCTACAAGATCTATCAGATATGTCAACGTTGAAGGAATTGGTAGAAATAAATTACGGTAGTTACCTTCAG GTAAGACGCAACATCCTTTCTTTATTTAAAGTTAATGTACCAAAGATTGCAAAATGGTTCAGCTACAAAAGCAGTGGGCGTACACTCCGTTTTGATATTCCACCACTCCCGGGAGATGAATACTTAGGTCTTGCTCTCTGGGTATTTTTTACATCTAAAAACAATAACCGTTTTAACATAAGAGCTATTATTACTAATAAAACAAATGGTATAACAAAGGAATGTGGGATCCCTGTAGTTTGCGACAGTGGGGCTGAAGCTTATTCTCTTGTAGGATGCATAAGTGGGGATGAAAACTTGGTAAGAAGTGGGGATAGTATTAGGATTGCATTTAAAAGGCAATTATACACCTATAATGGACGAGGAGCAGTTAATTATGAAGAAGTTAAGTTGGAGATGTGTGGTGCTCATGTGATACAAAAAACGCCCATCACTCCCAATTTTCCATCTGTTCTGAACAACCTGATACATGTAGCTAATAATTTGTGA
- the LOC141721653 gene encoding cellulose synthase A catalytic subunit 3 [UDP-forming]-like: MESESEGEPGGKSLKSLSAHTCQICSDNVGVTVDGEIFVACDVCAFPVCRPCYEYERKEGNQSCPQCKTRYKKHKGCPAIRGDGEKDASADDPASSFQYPSEDASGKQKVAEHMLSWHATYGRGEDVRAPIYDKEVSHNYIPLLTNGTEVSGEMSVASSDHLSMASPGPSGGKRVHHHRSASYVNQSPNIRIVGPVREFGSPGLGNVAWKERVDGWKMKQDKNVAPTTTSRAASERGGDIDASTHVPVDESLLNDEARQPLSRKVSIPSSRINPYRMVIVVRLLVLCTFLHYRITNPVKNAYPLWLLSVVCEIWFAISWILDQFPKWLPINRETYLDRLALRYDREGEPSQLAAVDIFVSTVDPLKEPPLVTANTVLSILAVDYPVDKVSCYVSDDGAAMLTFEALSETSEFARKWVPFSKKYKIEPRAPEWYFSQKIDYLKDKIQTSFVKDRRAMKREYEEFKVRINGLVAKGQKVPEEGWIMQDGTPWPGNNTRDHPGMIQVFLGQNGGLDSEGNELPRLVYVSREKRPGFLHHKKAGAMNALVRVSAVLTNGPFLLNLDCDHYINNSKAIREAMCFMMDPNLGKYVCYVQFPQRFDGIDRNDRYANRNTVFFDINLRGLDGIQGPVYVGTGCVFNRTALYGYEPPFKPKNKKSGFLSSFCGGSRGRKSKSSKNGPEEKKSNKHADSTVPMFSLEDIEEGMEGAGFDDEKSLLMSQVSLEKRFGQSTVFVASTLMENGGVPESATPETLLKEAIHVISCGYEDKSDWGQEIGWIYGSVTEDILTGFKMHARGWRSIYCMPHRPAFKGSAPINLSDRLNQVLRWALGSVEILFSRHCPIWYGYGGRLKWLERFAYINTTIYPITSLPLVIYCTLPAICLLTGKFIIPKISNLASIWFISLFLSIFATGILEMRWSGVGIDEWWRNEQFWVIGGVSAHLFAVFQGLLKVLAGIDTNFTVTSKASDEDGDFAELYMFKWTTLLIVPMTLLIINIGGSVAGISYAVNSGYQSWGPLFGKLFFAFWVIVHLYPFLKGLMGRQNRMPTIVVVWSLLLASIFSLLWVRIDPFTTRVTGPDTRLCGINC, from the exons ATGGAATCAGAATCAGAAGGAGAACCGGGG GGCAAGTCCTTGAAGAGCTTAAGTGCTCATACCTGCCAGATCTGCAGTGATAATGTTGGCGTGACTGTGGACGGTGAAATCTTTGTTGCTTGCGATGTATGTGCATTTCCGGTTTGCAGGCCTTGCTATGAGTATGAGCGTAAGGAAGGGAATCAGTCCTGTCCCCAATGCAAAACCAGATACAAGAAACATAAAG GATGTCCTGCTATTCGAGGGGATGGAGAAAAGGATGCAAGTGCTGATGACCCTGCTAGTAGCTTCCAATACCCTTCAGAAGATGCAAGCGGAAAGCAGAAGGTTGCAGAGCACATGCTAAGCTGGCATGCCACTTATGGACGGGGTGAAGATGTTAGGGCTCCAATTTATGATAAAGAGGTTTCTCACAACTACATTCCTTTACTCACAAATGGGACTGAG GTTTCAGGAGAGATGTCTGTAGCATCATCAGATCATCTATCCATGGCATCTCCTGGACCAAGTGGCGGAAAAAGAGTTCATCACCACCGTTCTGCATCATATGTGAATCAGTCAC CTAATATCAGGATTGTAGGTCCAGTAAGGGAGTTTGGATCCCCTGGTTTAGGCAATGTAGCTTGGAAAGAAAGAGTCGATGGCTGGAAAATGAAGCAGGATAAAAATGTTGCTCCAACAACTACTAGTCGTGCTGCTTCCGAAAGAGGGGGTGATATTGATGCCAGCACTCATGTGCCAGTTGATGAATCTTTATT AAATGATGAAGCTAGGCAACCTCTTTCAAGAAAAGTTTCCATACCATCATCTAGGATAAACCCTTACAGAATGGTTATCGTCGTTCGACTTCTTGTGCTCTGCACATTCTTGCATTACCGGATAACAAATCCTGTGAAAAATGCCTATCCATTGTGGCTGTTATCTGTGGTATGTGAGATCTGGTTTGCTATATCATGGATATTGGATCAGTTCCCTAAGTGGCTCCCAATCAACCGCGAAACATATCTTGACAGGCTTGCATTGAG ATATGACCGAGAAGGCGAGCCATCCCAGTTAGCTGCAGTTGATATATTTGTCAGTACAGTTGACCCTCTGAAGGAGCCTCCTCTTGTTACAGCCAATACAGTTCTATCAATTCTTGCAGTTGATTATCCAGTCGACAAGGTTTCATGCTACGTCTCTGATGACGGAGCTGCAATGTTGACCTTTGAAGCTCTATCTGAAACATCAGAGTTTGCTAGGAAGTGGGTACCTTTTTCCAAGAAATATAAGATTGAGCCCCGTGCTCCAGAATGGTATTTTTCTCAGAAGATTGATTACCTGAAGGATAAAATTCAGACATCTTTTGTCAAAGACCGCAGAGCAATGAAG AGAGAATACGAGGAGTTTAAAGTCCGTATAAATGGACTTGTTGCCAAAGGCCAGAAAGTCCCCGAAGAAGGTTGGATAATGCAAGATGGTACGCCATGGCCTGGTAACAATACCAGGGATCATCCTGGAATGATTCAG GTTTTCTTGGGCCAAAATGGAGGTCTGGACAGCGAGGGCAATGAGCTTCCTCGCCTGGTTTATGTTTCTCGTGAAAAGCGTCCAGGCTTCCTGCATCACAAGAAAGCTGGTGCTATGAATGCACTT GTTCGTGTATCAGCAGTCCTCACTAACGGGCCCTTCTTGTTGAACCTCGATTGTGATCACTACATAAACAACAGCAAGGCTATTAGAGAAGCAATGTGCTTTATGATGGATCCCAATCTCGGAAAATATGTATGCTACGTTCAGTTTCCTCAGAGATTCGATGGTATTGATCGAAACGATAGATATGCCAATAGAAATACTGTTTTCTTTGAT ATAAATTTGAGAGGTTTGGATGGCATTCAGGGACCAGTATATGTGGGTACTGGATGTGTATTCAATAGGACAGCATTATATGGCTATGAGCCACCTTTTAAACCTAAGAATAAAAAATCTGGGTTTCTCTCTTCCTTTTGTGGTGGATCCCGAGGGAGAAAATCTAAATCAAGTAAGAATGGGCCAGAAGAAAAGAAATCTAACAAGCACGCTGATTCCACTGTGCCTATGTTCAGCTTAGAAGACATCGAAGAAGGAATGGAAG GTGCTGGATTTGATGATGAGAAGTCATTGCTCATGTCACAAGTGAGCCTTGAGAAAAGATTTGGCCAATCTACTGTTTTCGTAGCATCTACACTCATGGAGAATGGTGGTGTTCCTGAGTCTGCAACACCAGAGACACTTCTTAAAGAAGCTATTCATGTCATCAGTTGTGGATACGAGGATAAGTCAGATTGGGGACAGGAG ATTGGATGGATCTATGGTTCTGTCACAGAAGATATTCTTACTGGATTCAAGATGCATGCCCGTGGTTGGCGATCAATATACTGTATGCCACATCGCCCAGCCTTCAAAGGTTCTGCTCCTATTAATCTTTCAGATCGTCTAAATCAAGTGCTTCGATGGGCTTTGGGATCTGTAGAAATTCTTTTTAGTCGGCATTGCCCAATATGGTATGGTTATGGTGGAAGGCTAAAATGGCTTGAGAGATTTGCGTATATCAATACAACTATATATCCAATCACTTCTCTGCCTCTTGTCATTTACTGTACATTACCAGCTATCTGTTTACTCACCGGAAAGTTCATCATACCAAAG ATCAGTAACCTTGCGAGTATCTGGTTTATATCCCTCTTTCTTTCCATCTTTGCTACTGGTATATTGGAGATGAGGTGGAGCGGGGTAGGAATAGACGAATGGTGGAGAAATGAACAATTTTGGGTTATCGGTGGTGTTTCTGCCCATCTTTTTGCTGTTTTCCAAGGCTTGCTGAAAGTGCTTGCTGGAATTGATACAAATTTCACCGTCACCTCTAAGGCATCTGATGAAGATGGAGATTTTGCGGAACTCTATATGTTCAAATGGACAACTCTACTGATTGTACCCATGACCCTCCTGATAATCAACATAGGTGGTTCAGTTGCAGGAATTTCGTATGCAGTCAACAGTGGTTACCAGTCATGGGGACCTCTCTTTGGCAAACTGTTCTTTGCCTTTTGGGTGATTGTTCATCTTTATCCGTTTCTAAAGGGTCTAATGGGACGCCAAAACCGGATGCCAACTATCGTCGTCGTCTGGTCACTCCTTCTTGCTTCCATCTTTTCGCTGTTATGGGTACGTATTGATCCCTTTACTACTAGAGTAACTGGCCCAGATACTAGGTTATGTGGAATTAACTGTTAA